In Patescibacteria group bacterium, the sequence AATATCGCCGAGGGATTTGGTAGATATCGCTTCAAGGACAAGTTAAGATTCTACTATCAATCAAGAGGCTCTCTTTATGAAGTTCAATCATTGTTAATCATTTCTATGGATCTAGAGTATTTAAGTAAAGAAAAATACACGGAACTGTTTATTGCGTCTAATGATGTCGCTCGATTGACTTGGGGGCTAATTAAATCTATTCAAAGACAAATTAATTACTAGATTACTCGATTACTTTAT encodes:
- a CDS encoding four helix bundle protein, which encodes MAKIIKHFYDLDAWQKARHLSVALYKVTRDFPKDERFGMIDQIRRAAVSVASNIAEGFGRYRFKDKLRFYYQSRGSLYEVQSLLIISMDLEYLSKEKYTELFIASNDVARLTWGLIKSIQRQINY